A window from Drosophila nasuta strain 15112-1781.00 chromosome 3, ASM2355853v1, whole genome shotgun sequence encodes these proteins:
- the LOC132788521 gene encoding bax inhibitor 1, whose amino-acid sequence MVDTAQNLNDRFQRFVNGIGDRYEPYIRQHLSKVYMVLASTTAAAAGGALLQMKNYIDLGMLAAIASLVLVLGLHFYRDDGKNYYTRLGMLYAFGFCSGQTLGPLLGYIVSINPAIILTALTGTFVTFASLSLAALLAEQGKYLYLGGMLVSVINCMALLSLFNMIFKSYFVQITQLYVGVFVMAAFIVYDTQNIVEKCRLGNRDVVQHALDLFFDVLSMFRRLLIILTQKEEQKQADRRKRK is encoded by the exons ATGGTGGATACAGCTCAAAACTTAAACGATCGTTTTCAACGATTCGTCAATGGCATCGGCGACCGATA TGAGCCGTACATACGTCAGCACCTGTCCAAAGTGTACATGGTGCTGGCAAGCACAACCGCTGCTGCGGCAGGCGGTGCCCTACTTCAAATGAAGAATTACATTGATCTTGGGATGCTGGCGGCAATTGCATCCTTGGTGCTGGTTCTAGGTCTGCATTTCTATAGAGATGATGGCAAGAACTATTACACACGCTTGGGAATGCTGTacgcttttggcttttgctcGGGTCAAACGCTTGGTCCACTATTAGGATACATTGTTAGCATTAATCCGGCTATTATTTTGACTGCACTCACCGGAACATTCGTGACCTTTGCATCGCTATCGTTGGCCGCTCTTTTGGCTGAACAgggcaaatatttgtatctggGTGGCATGCTGGTCAGCGTCATCAATTGCATGGCGTTGCTGAGTCTCTTCAACATGATATTTAAGTCATACTTTGTTCAGATT ACTCAATTGTATGTTGGCGTTTTTGTCATGGCCGCGTTTATTGTATACGACACCCAGAACATTGTGGAGAAATGTCGTTTGGGTAACCGCGACGTGGTTCAACATGCATTGGATCTCTTCTTCGACGTTCTCAGCATGTTCCGCCGATTGTTAATTATTCTAACACAAAAG GAGGAGCAAAAACAAGCCGATCGTCGCAAGAGGAAGTAA
- the LOC132789456 gene encoding LOW QUALITY PROTEIN: cleavage and polyadenylation specificity factor subunit 6 (The sequence of the model RefSeq protein was modified relative to this genomic sequence to represent the inferred CDS: deleted 1 base in 1 codon): protein MADGVVLDLYAEDLDKDFAGQAQDEFGGDGVDLYDDIGGPTEPVASSGGGGGGTPTGEGTSGPGSVDGSSGGVGPNGVYHQGSGSQTPTMNRRYQLYVGNLTWWTTDQDISNALRDIGVNDLQEVKFFENRANGQSKGFSVISLGSEPSLRTVLDQLPKKEMHGQTVVVTYPSKQALTQFESLQKTRPVPPPNMGGPMPPHPGAPQGVPPGHTPRMNPNIPPGQYRPHMSQVPQVGPNSGPPRMQPRTVNQNVVSQTGVIYGNKQGGGPMPPHPGVPQGVPPGHAPRMNPNMPPGQYRPHMSQVPQVGPNSGPPRMPFQGGPMGMPVRGPGPGPDWRRPPMHGGFPPHMQGPPRPQMGPGPPPGLGGPHGAPAPHVNPAFFNQPGGPPPHPGMGGPPHGQPGPQPGMNMPPQHGPPPHFAQQGGPRNPWPGPPQGKPPGAFPDPQQMGPQLTEVEFEEVMSRNRTVSSSAIARAVSDAAAGEYSSAIETLVTAISLIKQSKVAHDERCKILISSLQDTLHGIEAKSYNRRERSRSRDRSHRSRQRRERSTSRYRERSRERERDRDRERERDGGYRERSRSRERERQAPDHYRDDSSSRSARPRKSPEPVVAETTEAASSKRYYEERERYRSSDRERRDRDRDRERERERDRDRREEHRSRH, encoded by the exons ATGGCCGACGGCGTGGTGCTGGACTTGTATGCTGAGGATTTGGACAAAGATTTCGCCGGGCAAGCGCAG GATGAATTCGGTGGTGATGGGGTCGATTTGTACGATGACATCGGCGGACCAACTGAACCCGTAGCTTCgagcggcggtggcggtggcgggaCTCCGACCGGAGAAGGCACCTCCGGCCCAGGCAGCGTCGACGGATCATCGGGTGGCGTTGGACCCAATGGAGTTTACCATCAGGGTAGTGGTAGTCAAACTCCAACGATGAATCGCCGCTATCAGCTGTATGTGGGCAATCTGACCTGGTGGACCACGGATCAGGACATCTCGAATGCATTGCGAGACATTGGCGTCAACGATCTGCAAGAAGTGAAATTTTTTGAGAATCGTGCGAATGGTCAATCGAAAGGCTTCAGCGTTATATCGCTCGGCTCCGAGCCCAGTCTACGCACCGTGCTCGACCAATTG CCAAAAAAGGAGATGCATGGCCAGACTGTGGTGGTCACCTATCCGAGCAAGCAGGCGCTCACACAATTCGAGAGTCTGCAGAAGACACGTCCAGTGCCGCCACCAAATATGGGCGGTCCCATGCCACCACATCCTGGTGCACCGCAAGGAGTGCCGCCAGGGCATACGCCGCGAATGAATCCCAACATACCGCCTGGTCAGTATCGACCGCATATGTCGCAAGTGCCGCAGGTGGGACCCAACTCCGGACCACCACGCATGCAG CCGCGTACGGTCAACCAGAACGTGGTCAGCCAGACCGGTGTCATCTATGGGAATAAGCAGGGTGGTGGCCCAATGCCGCCCCATCCCGGCGTGCCACAAGGCGTACCGCCAGGCCATGCGCCACGAATGAATCCCAACATGCCGCCTGGTCAATACAGGCCCCACATGTCGCAAGTGCCGCAGGTGGGACCCAACTCTGGACCACCACGCATGCCG TTCCAAGGAGGTCCAATGGGTATGCCAGTACGTGGACCAGGACCCGGTCCTGATTGGCGCCGTCCACCAATGCATGGAGGCTTTCCACCGCATATGCAGGGCCCGCCACGTCCTCAAATGGGTCCGGGACCACCACCCGGCTTGGGTGGACCACATGGCGCACCTGCACCTCATGTGAATCCAGCATTCTTCAATCAACCCGGCGGTCCACCACCGCATCCGGGTATGGGAGGACCACCGCATGGTCAGCCCGGACCACAGCCAGGCATGAATATGCCACCACAGCACGGACCACCGCCTCACTTTGCACAACAGGGCGGGCCACGCAATCCTTGGCCAGGTCCACCACAAGGCAAGCCACCGGGAGCATTCCCTGATCCACAGCAAATGGGTCCGCAGCTAACGGAGGTGGAATTCGAAGAGGTTATGAGCAGAAATCGCACGGTCAGCAGCTCGGCAATTGCCAG AGCTGTTTCGGATGCTGCAGCTGGCGAATATTCGAGCGCCATCGAGACGCTGGTTACTGCCATTTCGTTGATTAAGCAATCCAAAGTTGCGCACGATGAGCGCTGTAAGATTTTGATAAGTTCGCTGCAGGACACGCTGCATGGCATCGAAGCCAAGAGCTATAATCGTCGCGAGCGTTCGCGCTCACGAGATCGTTCCCATCGCAGCCGGCAGCGTCGGGAACGGTCAACTTCACGTTATCGTGAGCGCTCACGTGAACGAGAACGTGATCGCGATCGTGAGCGTGAACGTGATGGAGG TTACCGAGAACGTTCACGCAGTCGTGAGCGTGAGCGGCAGGCGCCGGATCATTATAGGGACGATAg caGCAGCCGATCCGCACGACCACGTAAGTCCCCGGAGCCAGTTGTTGCCGAAACAACGGAAGCAGCCTCATCAAAGCGATACTACGAGGAACGGGAACGCTATCGTTCATCGGATCGGGAGCGACGTGATCGGGATCGAGACCGTGAGCGTGAGCGCGAACGTGATCGGGATAGACGTGAGGAGCATCGTTCAAGGCATTGA
- the LOC132789457 gene encoding alkaline phosphatase: MRAFWLTLSIQVALCYCHYTYEPDPTWNIRSTNELKDKNFWYHDAQRTVFDKLAQQPNLYLAKNVIFFLGDGMSVPTVTAGRIYDGQLKGQIGERNRLEFEKFEYVGLSKTYCVNKQVADSACTASAYLSGIKANYLTIGVSADVQLNDCASAQQPEHRLSSIAAWAQRAHKSAGLVTTTRVTHASPAGVYAHTSNRDFESDKDVHDLGQNPSDCPDIAQQLLEGVGKNLKVVLGGGTKKFLPNTMTDIYGNVGDRLDGRNLIEEWQQSKHQGNARVVFNRTELLNTDLRHTDHLLGLFNASHMAYHLDDSIDTPTLAEMTEAAIEVLSSNPLGYFLFVEGGRIDHAHHETKAKKALDETVQFSNAVKRARRLTDPWDTLIVVSADHGHTMTINGYPDIDNSITGLSSELSDIDNLPYATLSYANGPDYQRFYTAAVNGSVERVDLRNLNIGDKDERYPHGVPMSEETHGGGDVAVYANGPWAHLFSGVYEQNTLPHLMAYASCIGPGIKACDLRPNPYNTYRP; the protein is encoded by the exons ATGCGTGCTTTTTGGTTAACGCTCTCCATCCAAGTTGCTTTGTGCTATTGCCATTACACTTATGAGCCAG ACCCCACTTGGAACATTCGATCAACCAACGAACTAAAAGATAAGAACTTTTGGTATCATGATGCTCAGCGCACAGTCTTTGATAAGCTAGCACAGCAGCCAAATCTATATCTGGCCAAGAATGTAATCTTCTTCTTAGGCGATGGAATGTCGGTGCCAACAGTTACAGCTGGACGCATTTACGATGGGCAGTTGAAGGGCCAAATTGGGGAACGCAATCGTCTGGAGTTTGAGAAGTTCGAATACGTGGGTTTGTCGAAA ACGTACTGCGTCAACAAACAGGTTGCCGACTCGGCCTGCACCGCCTCGGCCTATTTATCGGGTATTAAGGCCAATTACCTGACAATCGGTGTCTCCGCCGATGTTCAGTTAAACGATTGTGCTAGTGCTCAACAGCCGGAGCATCGGCTCTCCTCCATTGCAGCCTGGGCACAACGGGCACATAAATCCGCTGGTCTGGTGACCACAACACGTGTTACTCACGCGAGTCCAGCTGGCGTCTATGCCCATACCTCTAATCGGGATTTCGAGAGTGATAAGGATGTGCATGACCTGGGTCAAAATCCAAGCGATTGCCCTGATATAGCGCAGCAACTGCTCGAAGGTGTGGGCAAGAACTTAAAGGTCGTCTTGGGTGGCGGTACTAAAAAGTTTCTGCCCAACACCATGACTGATATTTATGGAAATGTTGGCGATCGTCTTGATGGACGCAATCTTATCGAGGAGTGGCAGCAGAGCAAACATCAGGGCAATGCACGCGTCGTTTTCAATCGTACCGAACTGCTAAATACAGATCTGCGGCACACTGACCATCTGCTGGGTTTATTCAATGCCTCGCACATGGCTTATCATTTGGACGACAGCATTGATACTCCCACACTCGCGGAGATGACTGAAGCAGCCATAGAAGTTTTGTCCTCAAACCCCTTGGGTTATTTCCTGTTCGTTGAAGGCGGTCGCATTGATCATGCTCATCACGAGACCAAAGCGAAGAAGGCATTGGACGAAACGgttcaattttcaaatgctgTTAAACGGGCACGCAGATTAACGGATCCTTGGGATACTTTGATTGTAGTCAGCGCTGATCACGGACATACTATGACCATAAACGGTTATCCGGACATTGATAATAGCATTACCGGTCTAAGCTCGGAGCTGAGCGATATTGACAATTTACCCTACGCCACTTTATCATATGCCAATGGACCGGACTACCAAAGGTTCTATACTGCAGCTGTAAACGGTTCCGTTGAGCGTGTTGACCTCAGAAATCTAAACATTGGCGACAAGGACGAGAGATATCCGCATGGGGTCCCCATGTCCGAGGAGACGCACGGTGGAGGCGATGTAGCCGTATATGCCAATG GTCCTTGGGCACACTTGTTTAGCGGCGTCTATGAGCAAAATACGTTACCACATCTAATGGCCTATGCTTCCTGCATTGGACCAGGAATCAAAGCGTGTGATCTCCGGCCTAATCCTTATAATACCTACAGGCCTTAA
- the LOC132791651 gene encoding LOW QUALITY PROTEIN: syntaxin-7 (The sequence of the model RefSeq protein was modified relative to this genomic sequence to represent the inferred CDS: deleted 1 base in 1 codon), translated as MDLQHMENGLGGGGGGVGGGGGGLNEIDFQRLAQIIATSIEKVQQNVSTMQRMVNQLNTPQDSPELKKQSHQLMTYTKQLVTDTNNQLKEVDKCKERHLKMQRDRLVDDFTAALTAFQAVQRKTADIERSALHQARAQNYSIAHPPGSTRSSSANGSANNDNGSFFEDNFFNRKSNQQQQQQQIQTQMQEDADLQALEEQERAIRELENNIVGVNEIYKNLGAMVYEQGVTVDSIESQVEQTSIFVSQGTENLRKASSYRNKVRKKKLILAAILFAVLLAIILILVFQFKN; from the exons ATGGATTTGCAGCATATGGAGAATGGCCTCGGT GGGGGAGGCGGTGGAGTTGGTGGTGGGGGAGGTGGTTTAAACGAGATTGACTTTCAACGACTGGCACAAATAATCGCGACCAGCATTgaaaaagtacaacaaaatg TGTCCACTATGCAGCGTATGGTTAATCAGCTGAATACGCCACAGGATTCGCCTGAATTGAAAAA ACAAAGTCATCAGTTAATGACCTACACCAAGCAGCTGGTGACGGATACCAACAATCAGTTGAAGGAGGTGGACAAATGCAAGGAGCGACATTTGAAGATGCAACGTGATCGCCTTGTTGATGATTTCACAGCGGCATTGACCGCCTTTCAG GCCGTGCAACGCAAGACAGCAGACATTGAGAGAAGTGCGTTGCACCAGGCGCGTGCACAGAACTACAGCATCGCCCATCCGCCAGGCTCAACGCGCTCGAGCAGCGCCAATGGCAGCGCGAACAATGACAATGGTTCGTTCTTCGAGGACAACTTTTTCAATCGCAAATCaaatcagcaacagcaacagcagcaaatccAAACGCAAATGCAGGAGGACGCCGATCTGCAGGCACTGGAGGAACAGGAGCGTGCCATACGCGAGCTAGAGAACAATATTGTGGGTGTGAATGAGATCTACAAGAATCTGGGTGCTATGGTCTATGAGCAGGGCGTTACTGTGGATTCAATTGAGTCGCAAGTAGAGCAAACAAGCATTTTCGTTTCACAAGGCACAGAAAATTTGCGCAAGGCTAGCTCATATAGG AACAAAGTGCGAAAGAAGAAGCTGATTCTGGCTGCCATCCTATTCGCTGTACTATTGGCCATCATTTTGATACTAGTGTTTCAATTCAAAAACTAA